A single genomic interval of Rhizobium leguminosarum bv. trifolii WSM1325 harbors:
- a CDS encoding DNA repair protein RecN (TIGRFAM: DNA repair protein RecN~PFAM: SMC domain protein~KEGG: rec:RHECIAT_CH0002987 DNA repair protein) — MLIQLSIRDIVLIERLDLAFETGLSVLTGETGAGKSILLDSLSLALGGRGDGDLVRHGEDKGQVTAVFDVGMEHGARTLLRENGIDDEGDLIFRRQQSADGRTKAYVNDQPVSVQLMRQAGQMLVEIHGQHDDRALVDTNAHRTLLDAFAGLTDEVSEVSRLYRLWRDSERTLKNHREKVESAAREADYLRSSVEELEKLSPQDGEEEELADRRQKMMKAERIAGDIAEASEFLNGNASPVPHIASLVRRLERKSHEAPGLLEDTVTLLDAALDQLSNAQMEVEAALRKTEYDPRELERVEERLFALRAASRKYSVPVTELPALAVRMIADLADLDAGEERLARLDAEVGLARENYDAAARSLSDKRHHAGTALAGAVMAELPALKLERARFMVEITTDAGEALAEGIDVVEFHVQTNPGTRPGSIMKVASGGELSRFLLALKVALADRGSAPTLVFDEIDTGVGGAVADAIGQRLKRLSERVQVLSVTHAPQVAARAATHLLISKGPSADGSEKIATRVATMAQKDRTEEIARMLAGASVTEEARAAAKRLLAGNG; from the coding sequence ATGCTGATCCAGCTTTCGATCCGCGATATCGTCCTGATCGAGCGGCTGGATCTTGCCTTCGAGACCGGCCTCTCCGTCCTGACGGGCGAGACCGGGGCGGGTAAATCCATCCTGCTCGACAGCCTGTCGCTGGCGCTGGGTGGACGCGGCGACGGCGACCTGGTGCGTCATGGCGAGGACAAGGGCCAGGTGACGGCGGTGTTCGACGTCGGCATGGAACACGGCGCCCGCACACTCCTGCGTGAAAACGGCATCGACGACGAGGGCGATCTGATCTTCCGCCGTCAGCAATCGGCGGACGGACGCACCAAGGCCTATGTCAACGACCAGCCGGTCAGCGTGCAGCTGATGCGCCAGGCCGGTCAGATGCTGGTCGAAATTCACGGCCAGCACGACGATCGCGCCCTTGTCGACACCAATGCCCACCGCACCCTGCTCGATGCCTTTGCCGGCCTCACCGACGAGGTTTCGGAAGTCTCCCGGCTCTATCGCCTGTGGCGCGACAGCGAGCGGACGCTGAAGAACCACCGGGAGAAGGTGGAAAGCGCGGCGCGCGAAGCCGACTACCTGCGCTCGTCGGTCGAAGAGCTCGAGAAGCTCTCGCCGCAGGATGGCGAGGAGGAAGAACTCGCCGATCGCCGGCAGAAGATGATGAAGGCCGAGCGAATCGCCGGCGATATCGCCGAGGCGTCCGAATTCTTGAACGGCAATGCCTCGCCCGTGCCCCATATCGCCTCGCTGGTGCGCCGGCTGGAGCGCAAGAGCCATGAGGCGCCGGGGCTGCTCGAAGACACCGTGACGCTGCTCGATGCCGCGCTGGACCAGCTTTCCAACGCGCAGATGGAAGTCGAGGCGGCACTGCGCAAGACCGAATACGATCCAAGAGAGCTGGAGCGGGTGGAGGAGCGGCTTTTCGCGCTCAGGGCCGCCTCGCGCAAATATTCCGTGCCCGTCACCGAGCTGCCGGCGCTTGCCGTGCGCATGATCGCCGATCTTGCCGATCTCGACGCGGGCGAGGAGCGGCTTGCTCGGCTCGACGCCGAGGTCGGCCTGGCGCGGGAAAATTACGATGCGGCGGCGCGCTCGCTGTCCGACAAGCGCCATCATGCCGGCACCGCACTGGCTGGGGCCGTCATGGCTGAGCTGCCGGCGCTGAAACTCGAACGCGCCCGTTTCATGGTCGAGATCACCACGGATGCGGGCGAGGCGCTGGCCGAAGGCATCGACGTCGTCGAATTCCATGTTCAGACCAATCCGGGCACGCGACCGGGCTCGATCATGAAGGTCGCCTCGGGCGGCGAACTGTCGCGTTTCCTGCTGGCGCTGAAAGTGGCGCTCGCCGATCGCGGATCGGCCCCGACGCTCGTCTTCGACGAAATCGATACCGGCGTCGGCGGCGCGGTGGCCGATGCGATCGGTCAGCGGCTGAAGCGGCTGTCGGAGCGGGTGCAGGTGTTGTCGGTCACGCATGCGCCGCAGGTCGCGGCGCGGGCGGCGACGCATCTCTTGATTTCCAAGGGACCGTCGGCCGACGGTTCGGAAAAGATTGCCACCCGCGTCGCGACGATGGCGCAGAAGGATCGCACCGAGGAGATCGCCCGTATGCTGGCCGGGGCTTCGGTTACCGAAGAGGCGCGGGCGGCGGCGAAGCGGCTGCTGGCCGGCAACGGCTGA
- a CDS encoding outer membrane assembly lipoprotein YfiO (TIGRFAM: outer membrane assembly lipoprotein YfiO~KEGG: ret:RHE_CH02838 hypothetical protein) — protein MMKTARALFASLLVLSAGASISGCQSDPDIDITKLGLETDPPDVLYTQGLANMKAGNMAEAARKFDAIDRENPFSEWARKALVMSTFVKYRQGRLDDALASGNRYMSQYPKSQDAAYVQYLIGLTYSKQIVDVTQDQRASAKTIEAMQAVIDNYPNSEYVDDAQAKIRFSRDQLAGKEMQIGRYYLERKEYLAAISRFRIVVEKYPNTNQIEEALARLVEAYYAMGIVDEAQTAAAVLGHNYPDSQWYADSYKLLQSGGAEPRENKGSWIAAAGKKLLLGS, from the coding sequence ATGATGAAGACAGCGCGCGCTTTGTTCGCATCGCTTCTGGTGCTCAGCGCAGGCGCCTCGATCTCCGGTTGCCAGTCGGATCCCGACATCGACATCACCAAGCTCGGTCTCGAAACCGATCCGCCTGACGTGCTCTACACCCAGGGCCTGGCCAATATGAAGGCAGGCAACATGGCGGAAGCGGCGCGCAAGTTCGACGCGATCGATCGCGAGAACCCGTTTTCCGAATGGGCGCGCAAGGCGCTTGTGATGAGCACCTTCGTCAAATACCGCCAAGGCCGTTTGGACGATGCGCTTGCTTCCGGCAACCGCTACATGTCGCAATATCCGAAGTCCCAGGATGCTGCCTATGTGCAGTATCTCATCGGTCTCACCTATTCCAAGCAGATCGTCGACGTGACGCAGGACCAGCGCGCCTCGGCCAAGACGATCGAGGCGATGCAGGCCGTCATCGACAATTATCCAAACTCCGAATATGTCGACGACGCACAGGCCAAGATCCGCTTTTCGCGCGACCAGCTCGCCGGCAAGGAAATGCAGATCGGCCGCTACTACCTGGAGCGGAAGGAATATCTCGCCGCGATCTCGCGCTTCCGTATCGTCGTCGAGAAATATCCGAATACGAACCAGATCGAAGAGGCCTTAGCGCGTCTCGTCGAAGCTTATTACGCCATGGGCATCGTCGACGAGGCGCAGACAGCCGCTGCCGTTCTCGGTCACAATTATCCCGACAGCCAGTGGTATGCTGATTCCTACAAGCTGCTGCAGAGCGGCGGTGCCGAGCCGCGTGAAAACAAGGGCTCGTGGATCGCGGCAGCGGGCAAGAAACTTCTTCTCGGTTCCTGA
- a CDS encoding UDP-3-0-acyl N-acetylglucosamine deacetylase (TIGRFAM: UDP-3-0-acyl N-acetylglucosamine deacetylase~PFAM: UDP-3-0-acyl N-acetylglucosamine deacetylase~KEGG: rec:RHECIAT_CH0002990 UDP-3-O-(3-hydroxymyristoyl) N-acetylglucosamine deacetylase protein) — MAIGLLGFQTTVSRPVTLSGTGVHSGAEVSITLNPAESDTGVVFQRLHDNGDITELKAVSSQVGNTDLCTVLGFSPAHSVATIEHVMAAVYALGLDNVVIEVQGSEMPIMDGSSLPFVEAIEQVGLVSLGVKRRYIRITKPVRIEHGGSWSEFRPYDGTRFEVEIDFECPLIGRQKWAGDMTPAVFKAELSRARTFGFMRDVERLWASGHALGSSLENSVVISDDNTVINVEGLRYAKDEFVRHKTLDAVGDLSLAGVQFIGCYRSYRGGHKMNANALKALLADSSAYEVVETSTPRQRVAARELIAVSASEFAPWSA, encoded by the coding sequence ATGGCAATTGGCTTGCTGGGTTTTCAAACGACGGTATCGCGTCCCGTGACGCTTTCGGGCACCGGGGTCCATTCGGGCGCGGAAGTGTCGATCACCCTGAACCCGGCCGAATCGGACACCGGCGTCGTTTTCCAGCGCCTGCATGACAATGGCGACATCACCGAACTCAAGGCCGTCTCCTCGCAGGTAGGCAATACCGACCTCTGCACCGTGCTCGGCTTCTCGCCGGCCCATTCGGTTGCGACGATCGAGCATGTCATGGCCGCCGTCTATGCGCTCGGCCTCGACAATGTGGTGATCGAGGTGCAGGGCTCCGAAATGCCGATCATGGACGGAAGCTCGCTGCCCTTCGTCGAGGCAATCGAGCAGGTCGGTCTCGTCTCCCTCGGCGTCAAGCGCCGCTATATCCGTATCACCAAGCCGGTGCGAATTGAGCATGGCGGCTCCTGGAGCGAATTCCGTCCTTATGACGGTACACGCTTCGAAGTCGAAATCGATTTCGAGTGCCCGCTGATCGGCCGGCAGAAGTGGGCCGGCGATATGACGCCCGCCGTCTTCAAGGCCGAGCTTTCCCGCGCCCGCACCTTCGGCTTCATGCGCGATGTCGAACGTCTCTGGGCGTCGGGCCACGCGCTCGGGTCCTCACTCGAAAATTCCGTCGTCATCTCGGACGACAACACCGTCATCAACGTCGAAGGGCTGCGTTACGCCAAGGATGAATTCGTCCGCCACAAGACGCTCGATGCCGTCGGCGATCTGTCCCTTGCCGGCGTCCAGTTCATCGGTTGCTACCGTTCCTATCGCGGCGGTCACAAGATGAATGCCAATGCGCTGAAGGCGCTGCTCGCCGATTCCTCCGCCTACGAAGTGGTCGAGACGTCGACGCCGCGCCAGCGCGTCGCTGCCCGCGAACTGATCGCGGTCAGTGCTTCGGAATTCGCTCCCTGGTCGGCATGA
- a CDS encoding cell division protein FtsZ (TIGRFAM: cell division protein FtsZ~PFAM: Tubulin/FtsZ GTPase; Tubulin/FtsZ domain protein~KEGG: rec:RHECIAT_CH0002991 cell division protein), with the protein MTIKLQKPDITELKPRITVFGVGGGGGNAVNNMITAGLQGVDFVVANTDAQALTMTKAERIIQLGVNVTEGLGAGSQPEVGRAAAEECIDEIVDHLNGTHMCFVTAGMGGGTGTGAAPVVAQAARNKGILTVGVVTKPFHFEGGRRMRLAEMGIQELQKSVDTLIVIPNQNLFRIANDKTTFADAFAMADQVLYSGVACITDLMVKEGLINLDFADVRSVMREMGRAMMGTGEASGSGRALQAAEAAIANPLLDETSMKGAQGLLISITGGRDLTLFEVDEAATRIREEVDPDANIILGATFDESLEGIIRVSVVATGIDRAMNEAAERNLQPAARPVIRPSAAVAPAAAAVQPAPVMQAPKAMDPIAQTIREAEMERELEIPAPRAAASLQQPAPQQEAFRPQSKIFAPAPEAPAMRPAPVQQQAPAPAMSQPVISQPVQQQPIRQEPVIRQAPEPMRMPKVEDFPPVVQAELDHRTQPASAHAAEERGPMGLLKRITNSLGRRDDDAVAADMTAAPPAASQQRRPLSPEASLYAPRRGNLDDQGRAVPQARMMQEDDQLEIPAFLRRQSN; encoded by the coding sequence ATGACCATCAAGCTGCAAAAGCCTGACATCACAGAGCTGAAGCCGCGCATCACCGTGTTCGGCGTTGGCGGCGGAGGCGGCAATGCCGTCAACAATATGATTACCGCCGGCCTCCAGGGCGTCGATTTCGTCGTCGCCAACACGGATGCGCAGGCGCTGACGATGACGAAGGCCGAGCGCATCATCCAGCTCGGCGTCAACGTCACTGAAGGCCTCGGTGCCGGCTCGCAGCCGGAAGTTGGCCGGGCGGCCGCCGAGGAGTGCATCGACGAGATCGTCGATCACCTGAACGGCACGCATATGTGCTTCGTCACCGCCGGCATGGGCGGCGGCACCGGCACAGGTGCTGCTCCGGTTGTCGCACAGGCGGCTCGCAACAAGGGCATCCTGACGGTCGGCGTCGTCACCAAGCCGTTCCATTTCGAAGGCGGGCGCCGCATGCGCCTGGCCGAGATGGGCATCCAGGAACTGCAGAAGTCTGTCGATACGCTGATCGTCATTCCGAACCAGAACCTTTTCCGCATTGCCAACGACAAGACGACCTTCGCCGATGCCTTCGCCATGGCTGACCAGGTTCTCTATTCGGGCGTTGCCTGCATCACCGACCTGATGGTCAAGGAAGGCCTCATCAACCTCGACTTCGCCGACGTCCGCTCGGTGATGCGCGAGATGGGCCGGGCGATGATGGGCACCGGCGAAGCTTCCGGCTCCGGCCGCGCGCTGCAGGCTGCAGAGGCTGCGATCGCCAACCCGCTGCTCGACGAAACCTCGATGAAGGGCGCCCAGGGCCTGCTGATCTCCATCACCGGCGGTCGCGACCTCACCCTCTTCGAAGTCGACGAAGCCGCGACCCGCATCCGCGAGGAAGTCGATCCTGACGCCAACATCATCCTCGGCGCCACCTTCGACGAATCGCTCGAAGGCATCATCCGCGTCTCGGTCGTCGCAACCGGCATCGACCGGGCGATGAACGAAGCCGCCGAACGCAACCTCCAGCCGGCAGCAAGGCCGGTTATCCGTCCCTCCGCGGCTGTTGCTCCGGCAGCGGCCGCAGTTCAGCCTGCCCCCGTGATGCAGGCACCGAAGGCCATGGATCCGATCGCGCAGACCATCCGCGAAGCCGAGATGGAGCGCGAGCTCGAAATTCCGGCCCCGCGTGCTGCCGCATCGCTGCAGCAGCCGGCTCCACAGCAGGAGGCCTTCCGTCCGCAGAGCAAGATCTTCGCGCCTGCACCGGAAGCTCCGGCAATGCGTCCGGCACCGGTACAGCAGCAGGCTCCGGCGCCCGCCATGAGCCAGCCGGTCATCAGCCAGCCGGTCCAGCAGCAGCCGATCCGGCAGGAGCCGGTCATCCGTCAGGCGCCCGAACCGATGCGCATGCCGAAGGTCGAGGATTTCCCGCCGGTCGTCCAGGCCGAACTCGACCACCGCACGCAGCCGGCGTCTGCCCATGCGGCGGAGGAGCGCGGTCCGATGGGCCTCCTCAAGCGAATCACCAATTCGCTTGGCCGTCGCGACGACGACGCCGTTGCCGCCGATATGACCGCAGCACCGCCGGCCGCTTCGCAGCAGCGCCGTCCGCTGTCGCCGGAGGCAAGCCTCTACGCACCGCGTCGCGGCAACCTCGACGACCAAGGTCGCGCGGTTCCGCAGGCCCGGATGATGCAGGAAGACGACCAGCTGGAAATCCCGGCATTCCTGCGTCGCCAGTCGAACTGA
- a CDS encoding cell division protein FtsA (TIGRFAM: cell division protein FtsA~PFAM: cell division protein FtsA~KEGG: rec:RHECIAT_CH0002992 cell division protein): MSLFGSSHFGLPRLKPLSSKRSHVVSVLDIGSTKVVCMIGRLTPREESQILPGRTHNIEIIGIGHQRSRGIKTGVIADLDALEGVIRLAVDAAERMAGLTVESLIVNLTAGRLGSDIYTATIDLGGQEVELNDLKKVLSAACQQSLRQDRSVLHSLATGFSLDGERGIRDPLAMYGDALGVDMHVVTAERSALKNLELSVNRAHLSVEGIVATPYASGLAALVDDEVELGCAAIDLGGGTTTISVFAEGKLVHTDAVGLGGHHVTTDLARGLSTRIEDAERLKVVHASALSNSSDERELISIPPIGEDDRDQPSQVPRALVSRIVSARIEETMELIRDRIQRSGFSPIVGKRVVLTGGASQLTGLADVARRILARNVRIGRPMGVSGLPTAAKGPAFSTAVGLMIYPQVADMETHASQSGLLMSLGGNNSRIARMGQWLKESF, from the coding sequence ATGAGCTTGTTCGGTTCATCCCATTTCGGATTGCCGCGCCTGAAGCCGCTTTCGTCGAAGCGGTCACATGTCGTTTCGGTGCTCGACATCGGTTCGACCAAGGTCGTCTGCATGATCGGCCGGCTGACGCCGCGCGAGGAAAGCCAGATCCTGCCGGGCCGCACGCACAATATCGAGATCATCGGCATCGGTCACCAGCGTTCCCGTGGCATCAAGACCGGCGTCATCGCCGATCTCGACGCGCTGGAAGGCGTCATCCGTCTCGCCGTCGACGCGGCCGAGCGCATGGCGGGGCTGACCGTCGAAAGCCTGATCGTCAACCTGACGGCTGGCCGCCTCGGCAGCGACATCTATACCGCGACGATCGATCTCGGTGGCCAGGAAGTCGAACTCAACGATCTGAAGAAGGTGCTGTCGGCCGCTTGCCAGCAGTCGCTGCGCCAGGACCGCTCGGTGCTGCATTCGCTGGCGACCGGCTTCTCGCTCGACGGCGAGCGCGGCATCCGCGATCCGCTGGCGATGTACGGCGATGCGCTCGGCGTCGACATGCATGTGGTGACGGCGGAGCGCTCGGCGCTGAAGAACCTCGAACTCAGCGTCAATCGTGCGCATCTGTCAGTCGAGGGCATCGTCGCGACGCCCTATGCATCGGGTCTTGCGGCTCTCGTCGACGATGAGGTCGAGCTCGGCTGCGCGGCGATCGACTTGGGCGGCGGCACGACGACGATCTCGGTCTTTGCCGAGGGCAAGCTCGTTCATACGGATGCCGTCGGCCTCGGCGGCCATCACGTCACCACCGACCTGGCGCGCGGTCTTTCGACCCGCATCGAGGATGCGGAGCGGCTGAAGGTCGTGCATGCCTCGGCCCTTTCGAATTCCTCCGACGAGCGCGAGTTGATCTCGATCCCGCCGATCGGCGAGGACGATCGCGACCAGCCGTCGCAGGTGCCGCGGGCGCTGGTTTCACGCATCGTCTCGGCCCGTATCGAAGAGACGATGGAACTGATCCGCGACCGTATCCAGCGCTCCGGCTTCAGCCCGATCGTCGGCAAGCGCGTCGTGCTGACCGGCGGAGCGAGCCAACTGACCGGCCTTGCCGATGTGGCGCGGCGCATCCTTGCCCGCAACGTCCGCATCGGCCGTCCGATGGGCGTCTCGGGGTTGCCGACGGCGGCCAAGGGTCCGGCCTTTTCGACGGCCGTCGGCCTGATGATCTATCCGCAGGTCGCGGACATGGAGACACATGCGTCACAGAGCGGTCTGCTCATGTCGCTTGGAGGAAATAACAGCCGCATCGCCCGTATGGGCCAGTGGCTGAAGGAAAGCTTCTGA
- a CDS encoding cell division protein FtsQ (PFAM: cell division protein FtsQ; Polypeptide-transport-associated domain protein FtsQ-type~KEGG: ret:RHE_CH02842 cell division protein): MFALTVKRIGRPSHHAVLPIMEAEERFVLPRPLRRVTRFLISLCSGRIYIPVHTGTVSALAFLGATGLYGMSLGGHTEAVAQATTTAAGFAIEDVKVSGNSETSEIEILQLIGLDGTTSLVALDVDAARRKIAHLPWVENVEVRKIYPKTIEVKLKERQAYAIWQHGQELSLIEKNGSVIAPLRDNKFSALPLVVGRDAETAAASLDDAFSKWPDVKARVKAYVWISGRRWDLHMDNGVVVKLPEDGIDQALATLSKFDKEHQLLERDIAAVDLRLADRTAIQLTPEAAVRRQTAVTERTKELKKAGQNI; this comes from the coding sequence TTGTTTGCGTTGACAGTCAAAAGGATAGGGCGCCCCAGCCATCATGCCGTGCTTCCGATCATGGAAGCCGAAGAGCGGTTCGTGCTGCCGCGTCCGCTGCGCCGGGTCACGCGCTTTCTGATCAGTCTCTGCAGCGGCCGCATTTACATTCCTGTTCATACCGGCACGGTCTCGGCGCTCGCTTTCTTGGGCGCGACGGGGCTTTACGGCATGTCGCTCGGCGGTCACACGGAAGCCGTCGCGCAGGCGACAACGACGGCCGCGGGTTTTGCGATCGAGGACGTGAAGGTCTCCGGCAATTCGGAAACCTCCGAAATCGAGATCCTGCAGTTGATCGGCCTTGACGGCACGACCTCGCTGGTCGCCCTCGACGTCGATGCCGCCCGCCGAAAGATCGCGCATCTTCCCTGGGTCGAAAATGTCGAGGTCCGCAAGATCTATCCGAAGACGATCGAGGTGAAGCTTAAAGAGCGCCAGGCCTATGCGATCTGGCAGCACGGGCAGGAGCTTTCCCTGATCGAGAAGAACGGCAGCGTCATTGCGCCGCTGCGGGACAACAAGTTTTCGGCGCTGCCGCTCGTCGTCGGCCGCGATGCCGAAACGGCGGCGGCTTCGCTCGACGATGCCTTCTCGAAATGGCCCGACGTGAAGGCCCGCGTGAAGGCCTATGTCTGGATATCCGGGCGTCGCTGGGACCTGCATATGGACAACGGCGTCGTCGTCAAGCTCCCGGAAGACGGTATTGACCAGGCACTGGCGACGCTTTCGAAGTTCGACAAGGAGCACCAGCTGCTGGAGCGGGACATTGCCGCAGTCGATCTCAGGCTGGCCGACAGAACCGCGATCCAGCTGACGCCGGAGGCGGCGGTCCGCAGGCAGACGGCAGTGACGGAGCGTACGAAAGAATTGAAGAAGGCGGGGCAGAATATATGA
- a CDS encoding D-alanine/D-alanine ligase (KEGG: rec:RHECIAT_CH0002994 D-alanine-D-alanine ligase protein~TIGRFAM: D-alanine/D-alanine ligase~PFAM: D-alanine--D-alanine ligase domain protein), producing the protein MSRKHVAVLMGGFSSERPVSLSSGKACAEALEAEGFDVTRIDVARDVSEKLAALKPDVVFNALHGPFGEDGTIQGILEYLEIPYTHSGVLASALAMDKDKAKLVAGAAGIPVAESQVVNRFAFPATHPMKPPYVVKPVREGSSFGVVIVTEDQAHPPQIVSSPEWRYGEEVIVERYVYGRELTCGVMGETPLGVTEVVPQGHNFYDYDSKYAAGGSKHVIPAKISPNIYQKIQTLSLRAHQAIGCRGVSRSDFRYDDRFSEDGEIIWLEVNTQPGMTPTSLVPEMAGHAGYSFGQFLRWMVEDASCLR; encoded by the coding sequence ATGAGTCGCAAGCATGTCGCTGTCCTGATGGGCGGATTTTCCTCGGAAAGGCCTGTCAGCCTTTCCTCGGGAAAGGCTTGCGCAGAAGCCCTCGAGGCAGAGGGCTTCGACGTGACGCGTATCGACGTGGCGCGCGACGTTTCCGAGAAGCTTGCTGCGCTGAAGCCCGATGTCGTCTTCAATGCGCTTCACGGCCCGTTCGGCGAGGACGGCACCATTCAGGGCATCCTCGAATATCTTGAAATCCCCTATACGCATTCGGGCGTGCTTGCCTCGGCGCTGGCGATGGACAAGGACAAGGCGAAGCTCGTTGCCGGCGCCGCCGGCATTCCGGTGGCCGAATCGCAGGTGGTCAACCGTTTCGCCTTTCCCGCGACGCATCCGATGAAGCCGCCCTATGTGGTGAAACCCGTCCGCGAAGGGTCGAGCTTCGGCGTCGTCATCGTCACCGAAGATCAGGCGCATCCGCCACAGATCGTCAGCTCGCCCGAATGGCGCTACGGCGAAGAGGTGATCGTCGAGCGCTATGTTTACGGTCGCGAACTCACCTGCGGTGTCATGGGTGAAACTCCGCTCGGTGTCACGGAAGTGGTGCCGCAGGGACACAATTTTTATGATTACGACTCCAAGTACGCGGCAGGCGGTTCAAAACACGTCATCCCCGCGAAAATTTCACCGAATATTTACCAAAAAATACAAACATTGTCCCTAAGGGCGCATCAGGCAATCGGTTGTCGCGGCGTCAGTCGGTCCGACTTTCGTTACGACGATCGTTTCTCCGAAGACGGCGAAATCATCTGGCTGGAAGTCAATACCCAGCCAGGTATGACCCCAACCTCGCTCGTGCCCGAAATGGCCGGTCATGCCGGCTATTCGTTTGGTCAGTTTCTCCGGTGGATGGTGGAGGACGCGTCTTGTTTGCGTTGA
- a CDS encoding MIP family channel protein (TIGRFAM: MIP family channel protein~PFAM: major intrinsic protein~KEGG: water channel protein; K06188 aquaporin Z) translates to MQKSLVAEFLGTFWLVFGGCGSAVLAAAYPELGIGFVGVAFAFGLTVLTMAYAVGGISGGHFNPAVSLGLTVAGRFPAARLVPYIVVQVVGAIAAAALLYLIASGKAGFELGGFAANGYGEHSPGGYSLLSALLIEVLLTMFFLIIILGSTSSRVPSGFAPLAIGLGLTLIHLVAIPVTNTSVNPARSTGQALFVGGWALQQLWLFWIAPLAGGALGGLVWKFLDDAD, encoded by the coding sequence ATGCAAAAGAGTCTTGTCGCCGAATTTCTCGGCACGTTCTGGCTGGTCTTCGGCGGATGCGGCAGTGCCGTGCTGGCCGCGGCCTATCCCGAGCTTGGAATCGGTTTTGTCGGCGTGGCCTTTGCGTTCGGTCTGACCGTGCTCACGATGGCCTATGCCGTGGGCGGCATTTCGGGCGGTCATTTCAATCCCGCCGTCTCGCTTGGCCTTACAGTTGCCGGACGGTTTCCGGCGGCGCGCCTCGTTCCCTATATCGTCGTGCAGGTTGTCGGCGCCATCGCCGCGGCGGCGCTGCTTTATCTCATCGCCAGCGGCAAGGCGGGTTTCGAACTCGGCGGCTTTGCCGCCAACGGATATGGCGAGCACTCTCCGGGTGGTTATTCACTGCTTTCGGCGCTGCTGATCGAAGTGCTGCTGACCATGTTCTTCCTGATCATCATCCTGGGTTCGACCAGCAGCCGGGTGCCTTCGGGCTTCGCGCCGCTTGCGATCGGCCTCGGCCTGACGCTGATCCATCTCGTTGCCATCCCCGTGACGAATACCTCGGTCAATCCAGCGCGTTCCACCGGCCAGGCGCTTTTCGTCGGCGGCTGGGCGCTGCAGCAGCTCTGGCTGTTCTGGATTGCGCCGCTTGCGGGTGGAGCGCTCGGCGGGCTCGTATGGAAATTCCTCGACGACGCCGACTGA